The Carassius carassius chromosome 2, fCarCar2.1, whole genome shotgun sequence genome has a segment encoding these proteins:
- the LOC132103009 gene encoding odorant receptor 131-2-like, which translates to MSNATDDVNSYPHVRVWAAGVSLIILAFFNLIINWTIVREVRLRSHARFVLVFHLLFSALVYFAVSLSFNLQSYLKAATTPNICLALIKGLMTSGSNIILTITAMALDRYFAICYPLHYSKVCFKPWPWLIGILTWGLASIIPLTLSPKIENGTVSCGRKSLRGGEMHKIVLISICTVLIVYSYVRILYEGRRLGVLNRRNRAACKTIALHGTQLAVFILPNFILFLLHILKSKKLLESSTKELFAVISFAFFSLAQCIAPIVYGLRKEELLEHLNHRFPCLSVQLKRILEWTVNITHPNRRRQQRERRMTSETLLSREISQTTV; encoded by the exons ATGTCAAATGCTACAGATGATGTCAACTCGTATCCACACGTACGTGTTTGGGCAGCGGGAGTTTCTTTGATCATTTTGGCTTTTTTCAACTTGATCATCAACTGGACCATCGTGCGCGAGGTGCGTCTGCGGAGCCATGCGCGCTTCGTCCTCGTGTTCCATTTGCTGTTCTCCGCGCTGGTTTACTTCGCAGTCAGCTTAAGCTTTAACTTACAAAGTTACCTGAAAGCAGCGACCACGCCAAACATATGTCTGGCGCTTATCAAAGGTCTGATGACAAGCGGCTCCAATATCATCCTCACCATCACGGCGATGGCGCTGGACCGTTATTTTGCCATATGTTACCCGCTCCACTACAGCAAAGTCTGTTTTAAACCCTGGCCATGGCTCATCGGGATCCTAACATGGGGACTGGCGTCGATTATTCCTCTCACCCTATCACCCAAAATAGAAAATGGCACTGTGTCATGTGGAAGAAAATCTTTGCGAGGCGGAGAAATGCACAAAATCGTTTTAATATCAATTTGTACTGTTCTTATAGTGTACAGCTATGTACGGATCTTATATGAGGGGCGTCGTCTGGGTGTGTTGAACCGGCGCAACCGAGCTGCATGTAAGACTATCGCTCTCCACGGCACGCAGCTGGCCGTCTTCATCCTCCCAAATTTCATACTGTTTTTGCTGCATATCCTTAAAAGCAAAAAATTACTCGAGAGTTCCACAAAAGAGCTTTTTGCTGTCATAAGTTTTGCTTTCTTCAGCCTGGCGCAGTGCATTGCGCCGATAGTATACGGACTGCGTAAAGAGGAACTACTGGAACATCTTAATCACCGGTTCCCGTGTTTATCCGTCCAGTTGAAACGCATTTTGGAGTGGACTGTCAACATCACACATCCCAATCGGCGTCGCCAGCAAAG GGAGCGGAGAATGACTTCAGAGACTTTATTATCAAGAGAGATCTCACAGACGACTGTGTGA